From one Rhodovulum sp. ES.010 genomic stretch:
- a CDS encoding MFS transporter: MAEGGQRAPLPGYALFAALLASAGLPIYIHAPKFYVDEYGVSLAALGAVLFGLRLFDVVQDPALGWLSERLHRVRGLAVGAGVALLAGSMAALFAVTPPVAPLLWFGLTLTGLFTAFSFLTITFYAQGVSRAARMGEAGHVRVAAWRETGALLGVSAAAVAPTVLLATGAPFALFSAGFAGLAILAAFAMRREWALPIAPQDSNFREVLADPIARRLLLIALVNATPVAVTSTLFLFFVESRLAAPGWEGPLLLLFFLSAAAAAPAWGLAARRWGERPALIAGMVLSILAFGYAALLGAGDILPFALICLASGAALGADMTLLPAIFAGRMSHVSPNAGQAFGLWSFVSKFTLAFAAVTLLPLLESTGFRAGADNPPAALAMLSILYALVPCALKLLAIGLLAATPLTRETIR; this comes from the coding sequence ATGGCCGAGGGGGGCCAGCGGGCGCCGCTGCCCGGATATGCCCTGTTCGCGGCGTTGCTGGCCTCGGCCGGGTTGCCGATCTACATCCACGCGCCGAAATTCTACGTGGACGAGTACGGGGTGAGCCTGGCCGCGCTGGGCGCGGTCCTGTTCGGGCTCAGGCTGTTCGACGTGGTGCAGGACCCCGCGCTGGGCTGGCTGTCGGAACGGCTGCACCGGGTGCGCGGACTGGCGGTCGGGGCGGGGGTCGCGCTGCTGGCGGGATCGATGGCGGCGCTTTTCGCGGTGACGCCGCCGGTGGCCCCGCTCCTGTGGTTCGGGCTGACCCTGACGGGCCTGTTCACCGCGTTCAGCTTTCTCACCATCACGTTCTATGCCCAGGGCGTGTCGCGCGCCGCACGGATGGGCGAGGCCGGCCATGTCCGCGTGGCCGCCTGGCGCGAGACCGGCGCGCTTCTGGGGGTGAGCGCGGCGGCGGTGGCGCCGACGGTCCTGTTGGCGACGGGGGCGCCGTTCGCGCTGTTTTCGGCGGGGTTCGCGGGGCTGGCGATCCTGGCGGCCTTTGCCATGCGCCGCGAATGGGCGCTGCCCATCGCGCCGCAGGACAGCAATTTCCGCGAGGTCCTGGCCGACCCGATCGCGCGCCGGCTCCTGCTCATCGCGCTGGTCAACGCGACGCCCGTGGCGGTGACCTCGACCCTGTTCCTGTTCTTCGTCGAAAGCCGTCTGGCCGCGCCGGGCTGGGAGGGGCCGCTTCTGCTGCTGTTCTTCCTGTCGGCGGCGGCCGCCGCCCCGGCCTGGGGGCTGGCGGCGCGGCGCTGGGGGGAAAGGCCCGCGCTGATCGCGGGCATGGTGCTGTCGATCCTCGCCTTCGGCTACGCCGCGCTGCTGGGGGCCGGCGACATCCTGCCGTTCGCGCTGATCTGCCTGGCCTCGGGCGCGGCGCTTGGCGCCGACATGACGTTGTTGCCCGCCATCTTCGCCGGGCGCATGTCCCATGTCTCGCCGAACGCGGGCCAGGCCTTCGGGCTCTGGTCCTTCGTGTCGAAATTCACGCTGGCCTTCGCCGCCGTGACCCTGCTGCCGCTTCTGGAAAGCACCGGGTTCCGGGCCGGGGCCGACAACCCGCCCGCGGCGCTGGCGATGCTCAGCATTCTCTACGCTCTGGTGCCCTGCGCGCTCAAACTCCTCGCGATCGGGCTTCTGGCCGCGACGCCGCTTACACGGGAGACGATTCGATGA
- a CDS encoding DUF3833 domain-containing protein, with amino-acid sequence MSPLLAFCLGLLAAAGLAVLRARSLAFPAQRASDYADKGPAFDMRKHLDGPIQCEGVIYGPTGRVASRFVADFEARWDGNTGTVTEEFRYDSGATQSRRWTFTLGNDGSIRAEAPDVVGAGEGVQKGSAVHLRYRIRLPEDSGGHVLDTIDWMYLMDNGTIMNRSQFRKFGIPVAELVATMRPKEAV; translated from the coding sequence ATGAGTCCCTTGCTTGCCTTCTGCCTTGGCCTGCTGGCCGCGGCCGGTCTCGCGGTTCTGCGGGCGCGCAGCCTTGCCTTCCCCGCGCAGCGGGCGTCGGACTACGCGGACAAGGGGCCCGCGTTCGACATGCGCAAGCATCTCGACGGCCCGATCCAGTGCGAGGGCGTGATCTACGGACCCACCGGGCGGGTGGCCTCGCGTTTCGTGGCCGATTTCGAGGCGCGCTGGGACGGCAATACCGGAACGGTCACCGAGGAATTTCGTTACGACAGCGGGGCGACGCAGAGCCGACGCTGGACCTTCACGCTGGGCAATGACGGGTCCATCCGCGCCGAAGCGCCCGATGTCGTCGGCGCGGGCGAGGGTGTACAGAAGGGCTCGGCGGTGCACCTGCGCTACCGGATTCGTCTTCCCGAGGACTCCGGTGGTCATGTGCTCGACACAATCGACTGGATGTATCTTATGGACAACGGAACCATCATGAATCGGAGCCAGTTCCGAAAGTTCGGCATTCCGGTTGCCGAACTGGTGGCGACAATGCGTCCGAAGGAGGCGGTGTGA
- a CDS encoding SDR family oxidoreductase: protein MNDWIGKRYWIVGASEGLGRAVAERLAALGVRPVLSARTEERLQDLAESLPRGADVVTVDVSDAASVKAAVEKVGEIDGIVYLAGVYWPQPAQEWNAEQVEAMFDINLTGAARVLGQVVPKFVEKGAGHIVLTGSLSGFRGLPGAIGYCASKAGIMSLAESMHADLRESGIKVQVVNPGFIRTRLTDKNDFEMPFIMDPEPAAHEYVEHMMSDNFSRSFPTVFSWVFRLSQFLPDWLYYPIFASKR from the coding sequence GTGAACGACTGGATCGGCAAACGGTATTGGATTGTTGGCGCAAGCGAGGGGCTGGGCCGGGCCGTGGCTGAGCGGCTCGCGGCGCTGGGCGTGCGCCCGGTGCTGAGCGCACGCACGGAAGAGCGCCTGCAGGACCTGGCGGAGTCGCTGCCGCGGGGCGCGGACGTGGTCACGGTGGACGTGTCGGACGCGGCCTCGGTCAAGGCGGCGGTCGAGAAGGTCGGCGAGATCGACGGGATCGTGTACCTCGCCGGGGTCTATTGGCCGCAGCCCGCGCAGGAGTGGAACGCCGAGCAGGTCGAGGCGATGTTCGACATCAACCTGACCGGCGCGGCGCGCGTTCTGGGCCAGGTCGTTCCGAAGTTCGTCGAGAAGGGCGCGGGGCATATCGTGCTGACCGGCAGCCTGTCGGGGTTCCGCGGCCTGCCCGGCGCCATCGGGTATTGCGCGTCGAAGGCGGGCATCATGTCGCTGGCCGAAAGCATGCATGCCGATCTGCGCGAAAGCGGCATCAAGGTGCAGGTGGTCAATCCCGGCTTCATCCGCACGCGGCTGACCGACAAGAACGACTTCGAGATGCCGTTCATCATGGACCCGGAACCGGCCGCGCATGAATATGTCGAGCACATGATGTCCGACAATTTCTCGCGCAGCTTCCCGACCGTGTTCTCCTGGGTGTTCCGCCTGTCGCAGTTCCTGCCCGACTGGCTGTACTACCCGATTTTCGCGTCCAAGCGCTGA
- a CDS encoding DUF3775 domain-containing protein, with protein MLEISPRKVVQVIFQAREKRMAEAELRAFIAAMNEDEKASLVALTWIGRDTFDADDLQEAIETAKTEATTPTEDYLVNMPLFADYLEAGLEAIGINPSEVEEDFFDR; from the coding sequence CTGCTTGAGATCAGCCCGCGGAAGGTGGTGCAAGTCATCTTTCAGGCCCGGGAGAAGCGCATGGCCGAGGCCGAATTGCGCGCCTTCATCGCGGCGATGAACGAGGACGAGAAAGCCAGCCTCGTGGCGTTGACCTGGATCGGGCGCGACACCTTCGATGCCGACGACCTGCAAGAGGCCATCGAGACGGCCAAGACCGAGGCGACGACGCCGACCGAAGACTACCTCGTGAACATGCCGCTTTTCGCGGACTACCTCGAGGCGGGGCTGGAAGCCATCGGGATCAATCCGAGCGAGGTCGAGGAAGACTTCTTCGACCGCTGA
- a CDS encoding ABC transporter substrate-binding protein: protein MFRMTTIVPLAAVTSLALGSAAPAQGTVEVLHWWTSGGEAKAVGELKQSFEDAGGTWVDSPIAGGGGDAAMTALRARVVAGNPPTAVQLKGPGIREWAEQGALADVESVAESENWDDVLPPVLAEIMKYDGDYVAAPVNIHRVDWMWANPEVLAQAGIEEMPTTWDEFNAAADTLMEAGITPLAHGGQPWQDATLFENVVLGIGGADFFRAALVELDQEALTSDTMVASFDQLRKLRDYVDANFSGRDWNLATGMVMNGEAAFQIMGDWAKGEFLAAGQVPGEDFVCAPTPGNGFVLNSDSFAFFRVEGDENIEGQQKLASLIMSPGFQETFNLAKGSIPARTDVSLDDFDLCAQRSHDDLVAAIENDALVPSMAHEMAVPRSVRGEFLDLVTEFFNSDMSSEDAAQRLADAVQRAM, encoded by the coding sequence ATGTTCCGTATGACCACGATTGTCCCGCTCGCCGCGGTGACGAGCCTCGCACTGGGAAGCGCCGCGCCGGCGCAGGGCACCGTCGAGGTGCTGCACTGGTGGACCTCGGGCGGCGAGGCCAAGGCTGTCGGCGAACTCAAGCAGAGCTTCGAGGATGCCGGGGGCACCTGGGTCGATTCCCCGATCGCGGGTGGCGGCGGCGATGCGGCAATGACGGCGCTGCGCGCGCGCGTGGTGGCGGGCAACCCGCCCACCGCGGTGCAGCTCAAGGGGCCGGGCATCCGGGAATGGGCCGAGCAGGGCGCGCTGGCCGATGTCGAAAGCGTCGCGGAATCCGAGAACTGGGACGACGTGCTGCCGCCGGTGCTGGCCGAGATCATGAAATACGACGGCGACTATGTCGCCGCGCCGGTGAACATCCACCGGGTCGACTGGATGTGGGCCAACCCCGAGGTGCTGGCCCAGGCCGGGATCGAGGAGATGCCGACAACCTGGGACGAATTCAACGCCGCGGCCGACACGCTGATGGAGGCGGGGATCACGCCGCTGGCCCATGGCGGCCAGCCCTGGCAGGACGCGACGCTGTTCGAGAACGTGGTGCTGGGGATCGGCGGGGCCGATTTCTTCCGCGCCGCGCTGGTCGAACTGGACCAGGAGGCGCTGACATCTGACACGATGGTCGCCTCGTTCGACCAGTTGCGGAAGCTGCGCGACTACGTCGACGCCAACTTCTCGGGCCGCGACTGGAACCTTGCCACCGGCATGGTGATGAACGGCGAGGCCGCGTTCCAGATCATGGGCGACTGGGCCAAGGGCGAGTTCCTGGCCGCGGGCCAGGTGCCGGGCGAGGATTTCGTCTGCGCGCCGACGCCGGGCAACGGCTTCGTGCTGAATTCCGACAGCTTCGCCTTCTTCAGGGTCGAGGGCGACGAGAACATCGAGGGCCAGCAGAAGCTGGCCAGCCTGATCATGTCTCCGGGCTTCCAGGAGACGTTCAACCTTGCCAAGGGGTCGATCCCGGCGCGGACCGACGTGTCGCTCGACGATTTCGACCTCTGCGCGCAGCGCTCGCATGACGACCTGGTCGCGGCGATCGAGAACGATGCCCTCGTGCCCTCGATGGCGCACGAGATGGCGGTGCCGCGGTCGGTCCGGGGCGAATTCCTCGACCTCGTGACCGAGTTCTTCAACTCCGACATGAGTTCGGAGGACGCGGCCCAGCGGCTCGCCGACGCGGTTCAGCGCGCGATGTAA
- a CDS encoding carbohydrate ABC transporter permease, which yields MSRAIERRLPLMVVSPLFALSLFFVYGFIAWTVYISMTESRIMPVYDFAGLLQYERLWDTPRWYVALKNLFLFSTLFIGISMALGILLAILLDQRIRVEGVIRTIYLYPMALSFIVTGTVWKWILNPGLGIEKVVRDWGFENFTFDWLVNPDFAIYTIVIAGVWQSSGYAMALFLAGLRSVDDEILKAAAIDGAGPWRVYTGIVLPSLRPVFLSVVIILAHLSIKSFDLVVALTGGGPGYATDMPATFMYAFAFQRSELGVAAASAVMMLMTICAIIVPYLYSELRGARK from the coding sequence ATTTCACGCGCGATCGAGCGGCGCCTGCCGCTGATGGTGGTTTCGCCGCTCTTCGCGCTGAGCCTGTTCTTTGTCTACGGCTTCATCGCCTGGACGGTCTACATCTCGATGACCGAGTCGCGGATTATGCCGGTCTACGATTTCGCGGGCCTGCTGCAATACGAACGGCTCTGGGACACGCCGCGCTGGTACGTGGCGTTGAAGAACCTGTTTCTCTTCTCGACGCTCTTCATCGGGATCAGCATGGCGCTGGGCATCCTGCTGGCGATCCTGCTGGACCAGCGCATCCGCGTCGAGGGCGTGATCCGCACGATCTACCTCTACCCGATGGCGCTGAGCTTCATCGTGACCGGGACGGTGTGGAAATGGATCCTGAATCCCGGCCTCGGCATCGAGAAGGTGGTGCGCGACTGGGGGTTCGAGAATTTCACCTTCGACTGGCTGGTGAACCCCGATTTCGCGATCTACACCATCGTCATCGCGGGCGTCTGGCAAAGCTCGGGCTACGCGATGGCGCTGTTCCTCGCCGGGCTCCGGTCCGTCGATGACGAGATCCTGAAGGCCGCGGCCATCGACGGGGCGGGGCCGTGGCGGGTCTATACAGGCATCGTGCTGCCGTCCTTGCGCCCGGTCTTCCTGTCGGTGGTCATCATCCTCGCGCATCTGTCGATCAAGAGCTTCGACCTGGTCGTCGCGCTGACCGGCGGCGGGCCGGGATACGCCACGGACATGCCGGCGACCTTCATGTACGCGTTCGCCTTCCAGCGGTCCGAACTGGGGGTGGCGGCGGCGTCGGCGGTGATGATGCTGATGACGATCTGCGCGATCATCGTGCCCTATCTCTATTCCGAACTCCGGGGGGCGCGGAAATGA
- a CDS encoding carbohydrate ABC transporter permease, with the protein MRQRTTSGIVRASGPGAWLMRVVLFAILGLFCLYYLFPLFVMLATSLKSLAEIREGSFLAFPRDIGFEAWAKAWGSACVGVRCDGLQPYFMNSVAMAVPAVFLSTTLGALNGYALTKWRFPGADIIFALMLFGAFIPFQVVLLPMARTLGELGLAGTVPGLVLVHTVYGLAFTTLFFRNFFIGVPDGIVQAAKVDGAGFFGIFFRIVLPMSLPAIVVTVIWQFTQIWNDFLFGVAFTVGDSNPVTVALNNVVNTSTGVKEYNVDMAAAIIAGLPTLLVYVVAGAYFVRGLSAGAVKG; encoded by the coding sequence ATGAGGCAGCGGACCACCTCGGGCATCGTGCGCGCCTCCGGTCCCGGGGCCTGGCTCATGCGGGTCGTGCTGTTCGCGATCCTCGGGCTCTTCTGCCTCTACTACCTCTTCCCGCTTTTCGTGATGCTCGCGACCTCGCTGAAATCGCTGGCCGAGATCCGCGAGGGCAGTTTCCTCGCCTTCCCCCGCGACATCGGGTTCGAGGCCTGGGCCAAGGCCTGGGGCTCGGCCTGCGTGGGCGTGCGCTGCGACGGGTTGCAGCCCTATTTCATGAACTCGGTCGCGATGGCGGTTCCGGCTGTGTTTCTGTCAACGACCTTGGGGGCGTTGAACGGCTATGCCCTGACGAAATGGCGCTTTCCGGGTGCCGACATCATCTTTGCGCTGATGCTGTTCGGGGCGTTCATCCCGTTCCAGGTGGTGCTGCTGCCGATGGCGCGCACGCTGGGCGAACTGGGACTGGCGGGCACCGTGCCGGGGCTGGTGCTGGTGCACACGGTCTACGGGCTGGCCTTCACCACGCTGTTCTTCCGCAACTTCTTCATCGGGGTGCCCGACGGGATCGTGCAGGCGGCCAAGGTCGATGGCGCGGGGTTCTTCGGGATCTTCTTCAGGATCGTGCTGCCGATGTCGCTGCCGGCCATCGTGGTCACGGTGATCTGGCAGTTCACCCAGATCTGGAACGACTTCCTGTTCGGCGTGGCGTTCACCGTGGGCGATTCCAACCCGGTGACGGTGGCGCTGAACAACGTGGTGAACACCTCCACGGGGGTGAAGGAATACAATGTCGACATGGCCGCGGCGATCATCGCGGGGCTGCCGACGCTGTTGGTGTACGTCGTCGCCGGCGCCTATTTCGTGCGCGGGCTCTCGGCCGGGGCGGTGAAGGGGTAG
- a CDS encoding ABC transporter ATP-binding protein codes for MASGIRLEKLRKSFGGNEVIKGIDLDIEPGEFVVLVGPSGCGKSTLLNLIAGLETVGSGDIFIGGNKVNKVPPRDRDIAMVFQSYALYPTKTVEQNITFGMQTRRIPKERQQTAVEEFSRLLQIDHLLDRKPGQLSGGQRQRVAMGRALVRQPEVFLFDEPLSNLDAKLRIEMRTEIKKLHHRLGKTVVYVTHDQIEAMTLATRIAVMDNGHIRQFADPATIYEEPVDMFVAGFMGSPPMNMIPGRLRRDGGRLFVLPLGARETLRFPMSGPAGKDVTAPDGHDVVLGLRPETIFAAGTELPGEHRYVFEAPVEVVEPTGPDTMIVFQIDGRDYIARVRPEDAARPGSAFRFEVDMAKAKLFDAETGESL; via the coding sequence ATGGCATCGGGCATCCGGCTGGAAAAGCTGCGCAAGAGTTTCGGCGGCAACGAGGTGATCAAGGGGATCGACCTTGACATCGAGCCGGGCGAGTTCGTGGTGCTCGTCGGCCCCTCGGGCTGCGGAAAATCGACCCTTCTGAACCTGATCGCGGGGCTGGAGACCGTGGGCTCGGGCGATATCTTCATCGGCGGCAACAAGGTCAACAAGGTGCCGCCCCGCGACCGCGACATCGCGATGGTGTTCCAGTCCTACGCGCTTTATCCGACCAAGACGGTGGAACAGAACATCACCTTCGGCATGCAGACGCGACGCATCCCGAAGGAGCGGCAGCAGACCGCCGTCGAGGAGTTTTCCAGACTCCTCCAGATCGACCACCTGCTCGACCGCAAGCCCGGCCAGTTGTCGGGCGGCCAGCGCCAGCGGGTCGCGATGGGCCGCGCCTTGGTCCGGCAACCGGAGGTCTTCCTGTTCGACGAGCCGCTTTCCAATCTCGACGCCAAGCTGCGCATAGAGATGCGCACCGAGATCAAGAAGCTGCACCACCGGCTGGGCAAGACCGTGGTCTACGTCACCCATGACCAGATCGAGGCGATGACGCTCGCCACCCGGATCGCGGTGATGGACAACGGCCATATCCGGCAGTTCGCCGATCCGGCCACGATCTACGAGGAGCCCGTCGACATGTTCGTCGCGGGCTTCATGGGCTCGCCGCCGATGAACATGATTCCGGGGCGTCTACGGCGCGACGGTGGCAGGCTTTTCGTTCTTCCGCTTGGCGCGCGCGAGACGCTGCGCTTCCCGATGAGCGGTCCGGCGGGCAAGGACGTGACGGCGCCGGACGGGCACGATGTGGTTCTGGGCCTGCGGCCCGAGACGATCTTCGCCGCCGGCACCGAGCTTCCGGGCGAGCATCGCTACGTTTTCGAGGCGCCCGTCGAGGTGGTGGAACCCACCGGCCCCGACACGATGATCGTGTTCCAGATCGATGGGCGGGACTACATCGCGCGTGTCCGCCCCGAGGACGCCGCGAGACCGGGGTCGGCCTTCCGGTTCGAGGTCGACATGGCCAAGGCCAAGCTCTTCGACGCGGAGACCGGCGAGAGCCTCTGA
- a CDS encoding imelysin family protein: MRGKLTAASVLALGLGSAALAQDAPEKSAILDTYADIAEAGYSDSLALARELRSAVEALIAEPTAEALQAARAAWLAARVPYQQTEVYRFGNAIVDDWEGRVNAWPLDEGLIDYVETGYGGPSDENRLAALNVVASPSFTLSGQTVDASEITPTLLEETLHEADGIEANVATGYHAIEFLLWGQDTNGTDPGAGDRPWTDYAQGEACTNGNCDRRAAYLQAATDLLVSDLEWMAAQWADGAAARQALMENVDAGLASILTGMGSLSYGEQAGERMRLGLMLNDPEEEHDCFSDNTHNSHYYDGLGIRNVYVGEYVRVDGTTVSGPSLSELVAATDAALDAELRDKLAHTMIELGQIKTAAEAGFSYDRMLERGNAAGEALIMGGVDALTDQTRSIERVVATLGLDAIEFEGSDSLDNPSAVFQ, from the coding sequence ATGAGAGGGAAACTGACCGCGGCGAGCGTGCTCGCCCTGGGCCTGGGCAGCGCCGCGCTGGCGCAGGATGCGCCTGAAAAGTCCGCGATTCTGGACACCTATGCGGACATTGCCGAGGCTGGCTATTCCGACAGTCTGGCGCTGGCCCGCGAGTTGCGATCCGCCGTCGAGGCGTTGATCGCGGAGCCGACGGCCGAGGCGCTTCAGGCCGCGCGCGCGGCCTGGCTCGCGGCGCGCGTGCCCTACCAGCAGACCGAGGTCTACCGCTTCGGCAACGCCATCGTCGACGACTGGGAGGGCAGGGTGAACGCCTGGCCGCTGGACGAGGGGCTGATCGACTATGTCGAAACCGGCTATGGCGGGCCGTCGGACGAGAACCGGTTGGCGGCGCTGAACGTCGTCGCGAGCCCGAGCTTCACGTTGTCGGGCCAGACGGTCGATGCGTCCGAGATCACGCCGACGCTCTTGGAAGAGACCCTGCATGAGGCCGACGGGATCGAGGCGAATGTCGCGACCGGCTATCACGCGATCGAGTTCCTGCTCTGGGGGCAGGACACGAACGGCACCGATCCGGGCGCGGGCGACCGGCCGTGGACCGACTACGCGCAGGGGGAGGCCTGCACGAACGGCAATTGCGACCGCCGCGCCGCGTATCTGCAGGCGGCGACCGACCTGCTGGTCAGCGACCTCGAATGGATGGCCGCGCAATGGGCCGACGGCGCCGCCGCGCGCCAGGCGCTGATGGAAAACGTGGATGCCGGGCTTGCGTCGATCCTGACCGGGATGGGCTCGCTGTCCTACGGCGAGCAGGCGGGCGAACGGATGCGGCTGGGCCTGATGTTGAACGACCCCGAGGAAGAGCATGACTGCTTCTCGGACAACACCCACAACAGCCACTATTACGACGGTCTCGGCATCCGGAACGTCTATGTCGGCGAGTATGTCCGCGTCGACGGCACGACCGTCTCCGGCCCGTCGCTGTCCGAGCTCGTCGCCGCGACCGATGCCGCGCTCGATGCCGAACTGCGCGACAAGCTCGCCCACACGATGATCGAACTCGGCCAGATCAAGACCGCGGCCGAGGCGGGGTTCTCCTATGACCGGATGCTCGAACGCGGCAACGCCGCCGGCGAGGCGCTGATCATGGGGGGCGTCGACGCGCTGACCGACCAGACCCGCAGCATCGAGCGGGTGGTCGCCACGCTCGGGCTCGACGCGATCGAGTTCGAGGGCTCCGACAGCCTCGACAACCCCTCCGCCGTCTTCCAGTAG
- a CDS encoding bacterioferritin-associated ferredoxin, producing the protein MIVCSCRNITDQEIHAAIDWMRASDPATLITPGKVFRALGKSADCGCCMPNFLDRMRANPNLEVPSDLQNLRPAISKEKPA; encoded by the coding sequence ATGATCGTCTGCAGCTGCCGCAACATCACCGACCAGGAAATCCACGCCGCCATCGACTGGATGCGCGCCTCGGACCCGGCAACGCTCATCACGCCGGGCAAAGTCTTTCGGGCGCTTGGGAAATCCGCAGATTGCGGGTGCTGCATGCCGAACTTTCTCGATAGGATGAGGGCGAATCCAAACCTGGAGGTTCCCTCGGACCTCCAGAACCTCCGCCCAGCCATCAGCAAGGAGAAACCGGCATGA
- the bfr gene encoding bacterioferritin — MKGDPKVIEYLNRALRSELTAINQYWLHYRMQDDWGLGHMAKKSREESVEEMHHADKLVERILFLEGLPNLQKLDSLRIGQTPKETLECDLAAEHEARALYKEAREYCVEAGDYVTKELFDELLADEEGHIDFLETQLDLFERIGPENYAQLNATRMDEAD, encoded by the coding sequence ATGAAAGGCGATCCCAAGGTCATCGAGTATCTCAACCGCGCGTTGCGCAGCGAGTTGACGGCGATCAACCAGTACTGGCTGCACTACCGGATGCAGGACGATTGGGGCCTTGGCCACATGGCCAAGAAGAGCCGCGAGGAGAGCGTCGAGGAGATGCACCACGCCGACAAGCTGGTCGAGCGCATCCTGTTCCTCGAAGGTCTTCCGAACCTGCAGAAGCTCGACTCGCTGCGTATCGGCCAGACGCCGAAGGAAACGCTGGAATGCGACCTCGCCGCCGAGCACGAGGCGCGGGCGCTGTACAAGGAAGCGCGGGAATACTGCGTCGAGGCGGGCGACTACGTCACCAAGGAACTGTTCGATGAACTGCTTGCCGACGAGGAAGGGCATATCGACTTCCTTGAAACCCAGCTCGACCTGTTCGAGCGGATCGGACCGGAGAATTATGCGCAACTCAACGCCACTCGGATGGACGAAGCCGACTAG
- a CDS encoding di-heme oxidoredictase family protein, with amino-acid sequence MRNSTPLGWTKPTSALAAVLTAAAPALSGVLDEPHLDIIPRTAEETDRIAGATALPTDFSAPQTFEEMSAGAATVRARANPDAFSQPSANIGFEGELTFKVGNGLFRKIWVSAPASTRASDGLGPLYNARSCQRCHLKDGRGHPPEGPEDSAVSMFLRVSIPGGPDDTIDEIEDYIATLPEPTYGTQIQDRALPGHAAEGRMEIAYEEIEVPLAGGEVAHLRKPTYRLADPGYGPLHADAMLSPRVAPQMIGLGLLEAIPAADILAWADPEDADGDGISGRPNIVWSVEYDMAMLGRFGLKAGAPTIRHQSAAAFAGDIGISNPLFPDAFGACTSGQAACITAPHGDGDERVFEIDAEGLDLVTFYSQNLAVPARRDVDDPEVLRGKRVFHETGCASCHRPSYVTHRLNDRPAQSFQLIWPYTDMLLHDMGDGLADTRPEARATGREWRTPPLWGIGLTDQVSGHSHFLHDGRARSLLEAILWHGGEAEAQRAAVAAMDPEDRAALIRFLESL; translated from the coding sequence ATGCGCAACTCAACGCCACTCGGATGGACGAAGCCGACTAGCGCCCTGGCCGCGGTCCTGACGGCCGCGGCCCCCGCCCTGTCCGGGGTGCTGGACGAGCCGCACCTGGACATCATCCCCCGCACCGCAGAGGAAACCGACCGCATCGCCGGGGCGACGGCGCTGCCCACGGATTTCTCTGCGCCGCAGACCTTCGAGGAGATGTCGGCCGGGGCGGCCACGGTTCGGGCGCGGGCCAACCCGGATGCCTTTTCCCAGCCCTCGGCCAATATCGGCTTCGAGGGAGAACTGACGTTCAAGGTCGGCAACGGGCTCTTTCGCAAGATCTGGGTCTCGGCGCCGGCCTCCACCCGCGCCTCGGACGGGTTGGGGCCGCTTTACAACGCGCGATCCTGCCAGCGCTGCCACCTCAAGGACGGGCGGGGCCATCCTCCCGAGGGGCCCGAGGACAGCGCCGTCTCGATGTTCCTGCGGGTCTCGATTCCGGGCGGGCCGGACGACACCATCGACGAGATCGAGGACTATATCGCGACCCTGCCCGAGCCGACCTACGGCACCCAGATCCAGGACCGCGCCCTGCCGGGCCACGCCGCCGAAGGGCGGATGGAGATCGCCTACGAGGAGATCGAGGTGCCGCTTGCGGGCGGCGAGGTCGCGCATCTGCGCAAGCCCACCTACCGGCTGGCCGATCCCGGCTACGGGCCGCTGCACGCGGACGCGATGCTGAGCCCGCGGGTCGCGCCGCAGATGATCGGGCTGGGGCTGCTGGAAGCGATCCCGGCGGCCGACATCCTGGCCTGGGCGGACCCGGAAGACGCGGATGGCGACGGGATTTCCGGGCGGCCGAACATCGTCTGGTCGGTGGAATACGACATGGCGATGCTGGGCCGCTTCGGGCTCAAGGCCGGTGCACCGACGATCCGCCATCAGTCGGCCGCCGCCTTCGCCGGGGATATCGGCATTTCCAACCCGCTCTTTCCGGACGCCTTCGGCGCGTGCACCTCGGGCCAGGCGGCCTGCATCACCGCGCCCCATGGCGACGGAGACGAGCGCGTGTTCGAGATCGACGCCGAGGGCCTCGACCTCGTGACCTTCTACAGCCAGAACCTCGCCGTGCCGGCGCGCCGCGACGTCGACGACCCCGAGGTGTTGCGCGGGAAAAGGGTCTTTCACGAGACCGGCTGCGCGTCGTGCCACCGGCCCTCTTACGTGACCCACCGTCTGAACGACCGGCCGGCGCAGAGCTTTCAACTGATCTGGCCCTATACCGACATGCTGCTGCACGACATGGGGGATGGCCTGGCCGACACCCGGCCCGAGGCGCGGGCGACGGGTCGGGAATGGCGCACGCCCCCGCTTTGGGGGATCGGTCTGACGGATCAGGTCAGCGGCCACAGCCATTTCCTGCATGACGGCCGGGCGCGGTCGCTGCTCGAAGCGATCCTCTGGCATGGGGGCGAGGCCGAGGCGCAGCGCGCTGCCGTCGCCGCGATGGACCCCGAGGACCGCGCCGCCCTGATCCGCTTCCTGGAGAGCCTGTGA